A region from the uncultured Holophaga sp. genome encodes:
- a CDS encoding Hsp33 family molecular chaperone HslO has protein sequence MTEAVPTARVDRAMTSDHTIRLSALSASPLWDGVRRGHPDLEPGACAALVETLAAALLLQSRNFFSERLQVLIKGSGRARAVVADSWPEGDIRGILDPAGEGAQEAWVAAPGMLSVMRSNASGHPYIGHLDLVDGPVAVQIEAYLQQSEQIQASLTLWCDPSTGEAGGLLVEPLPGCPPERMANLVHAIEGLEVVPNWERTPEFLISWINGGEGAELLASTGIRYHCRCSREALLGTLQSFPAERLQELFQGGDPVEVRCDYCGRAYQIAHEELGAGRGQG, from the coding sequence ATGACGGAAGCAGTCCCCACCGCCCGGGTCGACCGGGCCATGACCTCAGATCACACCATCCGCCTCTCGGCCCTCAGCGCCTCGCCCCTGTGGGACGGGGTCCGACGGGGGCATCCCGACCTGGAACCCGGAGCCTGCGCGGCCCTGGTGGAGACCTTGGCCGCCGCCCTCCTCCTCCAGTCGCGGAACTTCTTCTCGGAGCGCCTGCAGGTCCTCATCAAGGGGTCGGGACGCGCCAGGGCGGTGGTGGCGGACTCCTGGCCCGAGGGAGACATCCGAGGCATCCTGGATCCTGCGGGTGAAGGCGCTCAGGAAGCCTGGGTGGCCGCCCCGGGCATGCTCTCGGTGATGCGGTCCAACGCCAGCGGCCATCCCTACATCGGCCATCTCGATCTGGTGGACGGCCCCGTGGCCGTACAGATCGAGGCCTACCTCCAGCAGTCGGAGCAGATCCAGGCCAGCCTGACCCTCTGGTGTGATCCCTCCACCGGGGAGGCCGGGGGCCTTCTGGTGGAACCCCTGCCCGGCTGCCCCCCGGAGCGCATGGCCAACCTGGTCCACGCCATCGAGGGACTCGAAGTGGTTCCCAACTGGGAGCGGACCCCTGAGTTCCTCATCAGCTGGATCAATGGGGGCGAGGGCGCCGAACTCCTGGCCAGCACCGGAATCCGCTACCACTGCCGTTGCAGCCGCGAAGCGCTCCTGGGCACCCTGCAGTCCTTCCCTGCCGAGCGGCTCCAGGAGCTCTTCCAGGGGGGGGATCCCGTGGAGGTCCGCTGCGACTACTGCGGCAGGGCCTATCAGATCGCCCATGAAGAACTGGGAGCCGGCCGTGGCCAAGGTTGA
- a CDS encoding MFS transporter, which produces MSDNTTCNPVAGASTISYPGFRWYLMLAMLIATASQTVVMIAPAPMVEFISKSLGLGVGPTTAIMMGIWNLVGPLGTIIAGFYVHRMGITKMLILGSALLIVPSILYPFLGNNLPAVVVLRVIQPLGVGPIYSIAPIMAASWFPPRERAAVAGLQGFATSLGVFIGFIAAPAAFHATHGNWQAMMAWMAVAPILGLILATVIPMGPKAPIASAAHGDAATMKRDWQMAVREPVFYIGIITMFLLCWCFVSFNDLTPGYFAVSQPTGVGYGPAVAGRLMGTVQIAFMIGAALLGPIYEKVFKENARACITVAFIGFAIFAFSIRFPAVYTNMKLLPVVLALAGFFEAWVIPACIAFVTLNYPVHLTGKINGLWFGIGLFAGVPAIGVGSALLSKTGNYHASIMVVTAVAIVGAIVAQFIKPVKAFRC; this is translated from the coding sequence ATGAGCGATAACACGACCTGCAACCCAGTAGCCGGAGCTTCCACCATCAGCTATCCCGGCTTCCGGTGGTACCTGATGCTGGCCATGCTGATCGCCACGGCCTCCCAGACCGTGGTGATGATCGCCCCAGCCCCCATGGTGGAGTTCATCTCCAAGTCCCTTGGACTCGGCGTGGGTCCCACCACGGCCATCATGATGGGCATCTGGAACCTCGTCGGCCCCCTGGGCACCATCATTGCCGGATTCTATGTCCATCGGATGGGCATCACCAAGATGCTCATCCTGGGCTCGGCCTTGCTCATCGTGCCCAGTATCCTCTACCCCTTCCTGGGCAACAACCTGCCGGCAGTGGTGGTCCTCCGGGTGATCCAGCCCTTGGGCGTCGGACCCATCTATTCCATCGCCCCCATCATGGCCGCCTCCTGGTTCCCCCCCAGGGAGCGGGCCGCTGTCGCCGGGCTCCAGGGCTTTGCCACTTCCCTGGGTGTATTCATCGGCTTCATCGCTGCTCCTGCGGCCTTCCACGCCACCCATGGGAACTGGCAGGCCATGATGGCCTGGATGGCCGTGGCTCCGATCCTGGGCCTGATCCTCGCCACCGTCATCCCCATGGGCCCCAAGGCTCCCATCGCCTCCGCCGCCCATGGGGACGCGGCCACCATGAAGCGTGACTGGCAGATGGCCGTCAGGGAACCGGTCTTCTACATCGGCATCATCACCATGTTCCTGCTCTGCTGGTGTTTCGTCTCCTTCAACGACCTGACCCCCGGGTACTTCGCCGTAAGCCAGCCCACGGGCGTGGGTTACGGCCCGGCTGTCGCCGGGCGCCTCATGGGCACCGTACAGATCGCCTTCATGATCGGTGCCGCCCTCCTGGGGCCCATCTATGAAAAGGTCTTCAAGGAGAACGCCAGGGCCTGCATCACCGTGGCCTTCATCGGCTTCGCCATCTTTGCCTTCTCCATCCGTTTCCCGGCCGTCTACACCAACATGAAGCTCCTGCCCGTGGTTCTCGCCCTGGCAGGCTTCTTTGAGGCCTGGGTGATTCCCGCCTGCATCGCCTTCGTGACCCTGAACTACCCCGTTCACCTCACGGGCAAGATCAATGGTCTATGGTTCGGCATCGGCCTCTTCGCTGGCGTCCCCGCCATCGGGGTGGGCTCGGCCCTCCTGTCCAAGACCGGAAACTACCACGCTTCCATCATGGTGGTCACGGCCGTGGCCATCGTGGGGGCCATCGTGGCCCAGTTCATCAAGCCCGTGAAGGCCTTCCGCTGCTAG
- a CDS encoding bacteriohemerythrin, producing MALMNWSKDLEVNFPKVDEQHRSLLDAVNRLHDAMKAGKGKDEVGRVLHFLADYTVSHFRMEEELMASHGYPGAAAHRQIHADLLAQVGQLVSQFDSGTVTLTLKVMTFLQEWLTHHIKGEDMKLGAFLRTAVA from the coding sequence ATGGCTCTGATGAACTGGTCCAAGGATCTGGAAGTCAATTTCCCCAAGGTGGATGAGCAGCACCGTTCGCTGCTGGATGCGGTCAATCGCCTGCATGACGCCATGAAGGCGGGCAAGGGGAAGGATGAGGTGGGCAGGGTCCTGCACTTCCTCGCGGACTACACCGTCTCCCACTTCCGGATGGAAGAGGAGCTGATGGCCAGCCATGGTTATCCCGGAGCTGCGGCCCATCGCCAGATCCACGCAGACCTCCTGGCCCAGGTCGGTCAGCTCGTGAGCCAGTTCGACTCCGGCACGGTGACCCTGACCCTGAAGGTCATGACCTTCCTCCAGGAGTGGCTGACCCACCACATCAAGGGCGAGGACATGAAGCTCGGGGCCTTCCTCCGGACGGCCGTCGCCTGA
- a CDS encoding cytochrome c biogenesis protein CcdA, whose amino-acid sequence MRAFRWLMILLLGLLGLHPAQAFDPEADVTLAFRKGAVVLQVPPGAHLKKAFMEVHLKPGSPGRIQVGKLPATDGKDELGDPVWHGTVAIPIKGEGLRGTVDLELTYQPCTEGEGGACYPPTDRTLKVPASAIPALGPTPTSPAPEPPTRVTPAPFAPPAASPAPPPQTSAAPAVPQAPSAPEPHAPGRSLPWALLVAFGFGLIASLTPCVYPMIPITMAIVGAKGGGKARGLALSLVLVLGMAVTYTILGVLAARTGAVFGAAAQQPGFLIPVSVIFGIFAFSLLGAFEIRLPDSLQSRLQTGPRKGWLGAFLMGLVLGPISAPCVGPFAGSVLLAIAQQGQVFLGGLQLFVFALGMGMLFVVVGTFSATLPRSGDWMLRLKALMGLVILAFAVWNLRNILPLWASQGLWALVLLYGASLLGAFQAAGGSGAGFLKALGLLALLLGLLLGLRSLESGLGLQLLPRGEGHTQASAAPDLWMAQDLEAALARARQENRMVLVDVYADWCAQCKELDEKTWPDPEVKEWIQAHAVPVRIDTDKVRKDLAGSLAIRSYPTVILLDGQGRELRRLQGYQGPRSMMGFLNVGK is encoded by the coding sequence ATGCGCGCTTTCCGATGGCTGATGATCCTGCTCCTGGGCCTCCTGGGGCTCCACCCGGCACAGGCCTTCGACCCCGAGGCCGATGTGACCCTGGCCTTCCGCAAGGGGGCCGTGGTCCTCCAGGTGCCCCCCGGCGCCCACCTCAAAAAGGCCTTCATGGAGGTCCACCTGAAGCCCGGCAGTCCAGGACGCATTCAGGTGGGCAAGCTCCCTGCCACCGACGGCAAGGACGAACTGGGCGACCCCGTCTGGCACGGCACCGTCGCCATCCCCATCAAGGGTGAGGGACTCAGGGGCACCGTGGACCTGGAGCTGACCTACCAGCCCTGCACCGAGGGAGAGGGCGGGGCATGCTACCCGCCCACAGACAGGACCCTGAAGGTCCCGGCCTCGGCGATCCCCGCCCTGGGCCCAACCCCGACGTCGCCTGCCCCGGAGCCCCCGACCAGGGTGACTCCGGCACCCTTTGCGCCTCCTGCGGCCAGCCCGGCTCCCCCACCCCAGACCTCCGCCGCCCCGGCTGTTCCACAGGCCCCTTCCGCCCCGGAACCCCACGCCCCCGGGCGCAGTCTGCCCTGGGCCCTCCTGGTGGCCTTCGGCTTCGGACTCATCGCCTCCCTGACCCCCTGCGTCTACCCCATGATCCCCATCACCATGGCCATCGTCGGTGCCAAAGGGGGCGGCAAGGCCCGGGGGCTGGCCCTCTCCCTGGTGCTGGTCCTGGGCATGGCCGTCACCTACACCATCCTGGGGGTTCTGGCCGCCCGGACCGGGGCCGTCTTCGGAGCCGCCGCCCAACAGCCGGGTTTCCTGATCCCCGTCTCCGTCATCTTTGGCATCTTCGCGTTCAGCCTGCTGGGCGCCTTTGAGATCCGCCTCCCGGACAGCCTTCAGTCCAGGCTCCAGACCGGCCCGCGCAAGGGCTGGCTGGGGGCCTTCCTCATGGGCCTGGTGCTGGGGCCCATCTCGGCCCCCTGTGTCGGGCCCTTCGCCGGGTCCGTCCTCCTGGCCATCGCCCAGCAGGGGCAGGTCTTCCTGGGCGGACTCCAGCTCTTCGTCTTCGCCCTGGGCATGGGCATGCTCTTCGTAGTGGTGGGCACCTTCAGCGCCACCCTGCCCCGCAGCGGAGACTGGATGCTGCGCCTCAAAGCCCTCATGGGGCTGGTCATCCTGGCCTTCGCGGTCTGGAACCTGCGGAACATCCTCCCCCTCTGGGCCAGCCAGGGACTCTGGGCTCTGGTCCTGCTCTACGGAGCTTCCCTGCTGGGCGCCTTCCAGGCGGCCGGGGGGAGCGGTGCAGGTTTCCTCAAGGCCCTAGGCCTCTTGGCATTGCTCCTGGGCCTGCTCCTGGGCCTCCGCAGCCTGGAGTCGGGGCTGGGCCTCCAACTCCTCCCCAGAGGAGAGGGCCATACCCAGGCCAGTGCCGCCCCGGACCTCTGGATGGCTCAGGACCTGGAAGCAGCCCTGGCAAGAGCCCGGCAGGAGAACCGGATGGTGCTGGTCGATGTCTACGCCGACTGGTGCGCCCAGTGCAAGGAGCTGGACGAGAAGACCTGGCCCGATCCGGAGGTGAAGGAATGGATCCAGGCCCACGCGGTTCCGGTCAGGATCGACACGGACAAGGTCCGGAAGGACCTCGCTGGCTCTCTGGCCATCCGCAGCTACCCCACCGTCATCCTCCTGGATGGGCAGGGACGGGAGCTGAGGCGACTACAGGGTTACCAGGGGCCCAGAAGCATGATGGGCTTCCTGAACGTTGGGAAATAG
- the queC gene encoding 7-cyano-7-deazaguanine synthase QueC, whose translation MADLAIVSLSGGLDSCVTATIARNEGYDLALLHADYGQLTEARERQSFMDIADHFEVPPERRLVISFEYLGRIGGSALTDPRIALPEGDLTRPGVPSSYVPFRNAHLLATATSWAEVLGAKHIFVGFVEEDSSGYPDCREVFLKSFEQTANLGTRPETRLRFHAPLIHMDKSQIVQRGLGLGAPLHLTWSCYQNEDRACGKCDSCLLRLRGFKLAESPDPIPYAFVPDQLKV comes from the coding sequence ATGGCTGATCTGGCCATCGTTTCCCTTTCAGGCGGGCTCGACTCCTGCGTCACCGCCACCATCGCACGCAACGAGGGCTATGACCTGGCCCTGCTCCACGCCGACTACGGACAGCTCACCGAAGCCCGGGAGCGGCAGTCCTTCATGGACATCGCAGACCACTTCGAGGTCCCCCCCGAGCGCCGCCTGGTCATCAGCTTCGAGTATCTGGGCCGCATCGGCGGCTCAGCCCTGACGGACCCCCGCATCGCCCTCCCCGAGGGGGATCTCACCCGCCCCGGCGTGCCCTCCAGCTATGTCCCCTTCCGCAACGCCCATCTCCTGGCCACCGCCACCAGCTGGGCCGAGGTTCTGGGCGCCAAGCACATCTTTGTCGGCTTCGTGGAGGAGGACTCCAGCGGCTATCCCGACTGCCGGGAGGTCTTCCTGAAGTCCTTCGAGCAGACCGCCAACCTGGGGACCCGCCCCGAAACCCGCCTGCGCTTCCATGCCCCCCTCATCCACATGGACAAGAGCCAGATCGTCCAGCGGGGTCTCGGCCTCGGGGCCCCCCTGCACCTGACCTGGAGCTGCTACCAGAACGAGGACAGGGCCTGCGGCAAGTGTGACTCCTGCCTCCTGCGCCTCCGCGGCTTCAAGCTGGCCGAGAGCCCCGACCCCATCCCCTACGCATTCGTTCCCGACCAACTGAAGGTCTGA
- a CDS encoding lysophospholipid acyltransferase family protein, giving the protein MAKVEIVPRGRALGSPLSIWLNYRLVPFLAAHLLKLLTYTLKVRRENFEPVADLVRTDSRFILAFWHRRLVSMPLAYPWNRRGPMGEPLGVAALQSDSKDGERSSATFRWFGIEAVRGSAGKTGTQALVRMIQAVKQGWDLGITPDGPRGPVQIVKPGTMAVARKTGAWVVPVCVAFSRAWTLRSWDRMLVAMPFSTVTVRYGKPFQVRAGEEEALGQALQDELNELENWAEEVQHG; this is encoded by the coding sequence GTGGCCAAGGTTGAGATCGTCCCCCGGGGACGGGCCCTGGGATCCCCTCTCTCCATCTGGTTGAACTACCGTCTTGTCCCCTTCCTGGCCGCCCACCTCCTCAAGCTCCTCACCTACACCCTCAAGGTGCGCCGGGAGAACTTCGAGCCCGTGGCCGACCTGGTGCGGACCGACTCCCGCTTCATCCTGGCCTTCTGGCACCGCCGCCTGGTCTCCATGCCCCTGGCCTACCCCTGGAACCGCCGGGGTCCCATGGGCGAACCCCTCGGGGTGGCAGCCCTCCAGAGCGACAGCAAGGACGGCGAGCGGAGCAGTGCCACCTTCCGCTGGTTCGGCATCGAGGCCGTCCGCGGGAGCGCGGGCAAGACCGGCACCCAGGCCCTGGTCCGCATGATCCAGGCTGTGAAACAGGGGTGGGATCTCGGCATCACCCCCGACGGTCCCCGGGGTCCGGTCCAGATCGTCAAGCCCGGCACCATGGCCGTTGCCCGCAAGACCGGCGCCTGGGTGGTTCCCGTCTGTGTGGCCTTCAGCCGCGCCTGGACCCTGCGGAGCTGGGACCGGATGCTGGTGGCCATGCCCTTCTCCACGGTCACAGTCCGCTACGGCAAGCCCTTCCAGGTCAGAGCCGGCGAGGAGGAGGCCCTGGGTCAGGCCTTGCAGGACGAACTCAATGAACTCGAAAATTGGGCAGAGGAGGTACAGCATGGCTGA